A window of the Pogona vitticeps strain Pit_001003342236 chromosome 4, PviZW2.1, whole genome shotgun sequence genome harbors these coding sequences:
- the LOC110089469 gene encoding interferon-induced protein 44-like isoform X2, producing MGGSSSKPAEEPVRGPRMLSEPWRKIDWTAEERRRLIDEISAFKPLLDSVQKARVLLLGQIGAGKSSFFNSVNSVYRGHVRNQAWVGVGETSITLKYRTYPVITGSDKKVLPITFCDTMGLEEKEGAGLKVDDVINILKGHVPDRYQFNPHAAIQSGTPGYIESPSLKDKIHCMVFVIDGSKIEILPPKMESKLKELRQKARELDVPQIILLTKVDEICSSVKQNVSNVYRSQAVHEQMQIASVKFGIPLSLIVPIKNYCFETELENNVDILILMAVRQIMRSADCYLDNFLSEEGLTTD from the exons ATGGGAGGTTCCTCAAGCAAACCTGCAGAAGAGCCCGTCAGAG GTCCTCGTATGCTGAGCGAACCATGGAGGAAGATTGATTGGACAGCTGA GGAAAGAAGAAGATTGATAGACGAGATCTCAGCATTTAAGCCTCTTTTGGATTCAGTGCAAAAGGCCCGGGTTCTCTTACTTGGTCAAATTGGTGCTGGGAAGTCCAGCTTTTTCAACTCTGTGAATTCCGTTTACCGTGGCCATGTGCGGAACCAAGCCTGGGTAGGAGTCGGTGAAACAAGTATAACATTGAAG tacagGACCTATCCTGTTATAACTGGGAGTGACAAGAAGGTGTTACCTATCACTTTCTGTGACACCATGGGgctagaagaaaaagaaggagccGGCCTGAAAGTTGATGATGTGATCAACATATTAAAAGGACATGTTCCTGATCGGTATCAG tttaATCCACATGCTGCTATACAATCAGGTACACCCGGCTACATCGAGTCTCCCTCTCTGAAGGACAAGATTCACTGTATGGTGTTTGTTATTGATGGGTCCAAGATTGAAATCCTGCCTCCGAAGATGGAATCAAAACTAAAAGAGCTTCGCCAAAAAGCTAGAGAGTTGG ATGTGCCACAAATTATATTACTTACCAAAGTGGATGAAATTTGCTCTTCTGTGaaacaaaatgtttcaaatgTATACAGAAGTCAAGCTGTTCATGAACAG ATGCAGATAGCCTCAGTAAAATTCGGCATCCCTCTGAGTCTGATAGTTCCCATCAAAAATTACTGTTTCGAGACTGAACTTGAGAACAATGTTGATATCCTCATCCTTATGGCCGTGAGGCAGATCATGCGATCGGCTGACTGCTACCTTGATAATTTCCTTTCAGAGGAAGGTCTCACAACGGATTAA
- the LOC110089469 gene encoding interferon-induced protein 44-like isoform X3 — protein MLSEPWRKIDWTAEERRRLIDEISAFKPLLDSVQKARVLLLGQIGAGKSSFFNSVNSVYRGHVRNQAWVGVGETSITLKYRTYPVITGSDKKVLPITFCDTMGLEEKEGAGLKVDDVINILKGHVPDRYQFNPHAAIQSGTPGYIESPSLKDKIHCMVFVIDGSKIEILPPKMESKLKELRQKARELDVPQIILLTKVDEICSSVKQNVSNVYRSQAVHEQMQIASVKFGIPLSLIVPIKNYCFETELENNVDILILMAVRQIMRSADCYLDNFLSEEGLTTD, from the exons ATGCTGAGCGAACCATGGAGGAAGATTGATTGGACAGCTGA GGAAAGAAGAAGATTGATAGACGAGATCTCAGCATTTAAGCCTCTTTTGGATTCAGTGCAAAAGGCCCGGGTTCTCTTACTTGGTCAAATTGGTGCTGGGAAGTCCAGCTTTTTCAACTCTGTGAATTCCGTTTACCGTGGCCATGTGCGGAACCAAGCCTGGGTAGGAGTCGGTGAAACAAGTATAACATTGAAG tacagGACCTATCCTGTTATAACTGGGAGTGACAAGAAGGTGTTACCTATCACTTTCTGTGACACCATGGGgctagaagaaaaagaaggagccGGCCTGAAAGTTGATGATGTGATCAACATATTAAAAGGACATGTTCCTGATCGGTATCAG tttaATCCACATGCTGCTATACAATCAGGTACACCCGGCTACATCGAGTCTCCCTCTCTGAAGGACAAGATTCACTGTATGGTGTTTGTTATTGATGGGTCCAAGATTGAAATCCTGCCTCCGAAGATGGAATCAAAACTAAAAGAGCTTCGCCAAAAAGCTAGAGAGTTGG ATGTGCCACAAATTATATTACTTACCAAAGTGGATGAAATTTGCTCTTCTGTGaaacaaaatgtttcaaatgTATACAGAAGTCAAGCTGTTCATGAACAG ATGCAGATAGCCTCAGTAAAATTCGGCATCCCTCTGAGTCTGATAGTTCCCATCAAAAATTACTGTTTCGAGACTGAACTTGAGAACAATGTTGATATCCTCATCCTTATGGCCGTGAGGCAGATCATGCGATCGGCTGACTGCTACCTTGATAATTTCCTTTCAGAGGAAGGTCTCACAACGGATTAA
- the LOC110089469 gene encoding interferon-induced protein 44-like isoform X1, translating to MGGSSSKPAEEPVRVPTVNWVDILVREYLRRQIRETTSQGPRMLSEPWRKIDWTAEERRRLIDEISAFKPLLDSVQKARVLLLGQIGAGKSSFFNSVNSVYRGHVRNQAWVGVGETSITLKYRTYPVITGSDKKVLPITFCDTMGLEEKEGAGLKVDDVINILKGHVPDRYQFNPHAAIQSGTPGYIESPSLKDKIHCMVFVIDGSKIEILPPKMESKLKELRQKARELDVPQIILLTKVDEICSSVKQNVSNVYRSQAVHEQMQIASVKFGIPLSLIVPIKNYCFETELENNVDILILMAVRQIMRSADCYLDNFLSEEGLTTD from the exons ATGGGAGGTTCCTCAAGCAAACCTGCAGAAGAGCCCGTCAGAG TGCCAACTGTGAACTGGGTTGACATTTTGGTGAGAGAATACCTACGTCGCCAGATACGTGAAACAACATCACAGG GTCCTCGTATGCTGAGCGAACCATGGAGGAAGATTGATTGGACAGCTGA GGAAAGAAGAAGATTGATAGACGAGATCTCAGCATTTAAGCCTCTTTTGGATTCAGTGCAAAAGGCCCGGGTTCTCTTACTTGGTCAAATTGGTGCTGGGAAGTCCAGCTTTTTCAACTCTGTGAATTCCGTTTACCGTGGCCATGTGCGGAACCAAGCCTGGGTAGGAGTCGGTGAAACAAGTATAACATTGAAG tacagGACCTATCCTGTTATAACTGGGAGTGACAAGAAGGTGTTACCTATCACTTTCTGTGACACCATGGGgctagaagaaaaagaaggagccGGCCTGAAAGTTGATGATGTGATCAACATATTAAAAGGACATGTTCCTGATCGGTATCAG tttaATCCACATGCTGCTATACAATCAGGTACACCCGGCTACATCGAGTCTCCCTCTCTGAAGGACAAGATTCACTGTATGGTGTTTGTTATTGATGGGTCCAAGATTGAAATCCTGCCTCCGAAGATGGAATCAAAACTAAAAGAGCTTCGCCAAAAAGCTAGAGAGTTGG ATGTGCCACAAATTATATTACTTACCAAAGTGGATGAAATTTGCTCTTCTGTGaaacaaaatgtttcaaatgTATACAGAAGTCAAGCTGTTCATGAACAG ATGCAGATAGCCTCAGTAAAATTCGGCATCCCTCTGAGTCTGATAGTTCCCATCAAAAATTACTGTTTCGAGACTGAACTTGAGAACAATGTTGATATCCTCATCCTTATGGCCGTGAGGCAGATCATGCGATCGGCTGACTGCTACCTTGATAATTTCCTTTCAGAGGAAGGTCTCACAACGGATTAA